The Haloarcula sp. H-GB4 DNA window CCAAGCGCTCTACCGCCGAATATTACGGGGCAGATTTCCATCTGACCCCCTTCTTACCGTGCCCTCATCCTCTATATCTTGTACTGGCTTTCATAACCATCTCTATCTCATCCCTTCACCAGTCAGGATGCGCCAAAGTAAATCGGCTGTGCATGTTTCTATGATACCCTCTCAGAAAGTACGCGACAAGCTTGGACCCGACCGTGTGGTTGTGGTCGGAATCGGCGACGAGCGTGGGCGTGCCGACCTGATCTAACCAACATTGGTCGGTATGGCCCGTGCCTGTTGGTTAGTTGTTTTCTGGGCTCGGAATCCGGACGATACTCACCCCTGATTTTGTGTGGCCGCAGGCAGGTGGCGGCCAACTCAGGGCCACCGGGAGGTGATATCTTAGATGGGAGAAATCCAGTGTCCCCGGTGCGAGAAGGTATTCAATACCTTCCTTGACGAGGTACGAATGCGCTCGGGGTCGTTCTACGATAGCGAGCGTGCAGAATCGTTCAACCAACTGTGCGAGGAGTGCTACCGGGTCGTGATGGACAAATAGGGCTGGTCACCCCTCTCATTTTTTTGTGGAACTGGATCGTTGATCTCGTCAAGCTTCGCTTCTAAGAGGAGTGATTCATCATCGGTTTCCGTGTCTTTCTCCAGCAGGTATCCTTTGACGACCTCGCGGTCGCTGTGGTACTGGATTACTGATCGGTGGCCGTACCGGGTCGTGACCCCAGCTGGGTACCAGTGCTTGGCACGCACTTTGAACGTCCCGTCTTCCCAGGTCCAGATCTTGACCGAGATGGGTTGCTTGAGATGTTCGCGGGCAATGTCGATCACTTCGTCGACGACTGGCCCAATCGTTTCCATACTTGGAATCTGACGCTGGTTAGATGGCTGTTGCTCTGGGGAAAGTTGTGGCTGTGACATGAGAACGGTGCGATCTACACTTGTCTGTCATCGCTCAAAAAGCTCCGGGTGGGTAGGGACCCGGCTGGCACCTGGGCTGGTAGTCCCACAGGGTCACAGATATCTCGGATGCATGGGTCTGCCGGCCGGGGCAAACTGAGGGTGGGTTACCGGTGGAGCGTACCAGCGCGCGACGCCACTGCCAGACTCGCGATGCTCGTCTGTCGTGTCCTCGTTCGCTAGCGCTCACTCGGACGACGGGGCGCTGCGCTCGGCGCTATCGCGCGTCTCGCTTCGGTCCAATCGTGCCTGCGGTGGCGGGCGCGATCCCCGCCGGGAACTGTCTGGGTCCCAGCTGAATGCCACACTAAATTACGCTACTGAGTAGATGGGAAACAAGGTGCATTGTACCTGTTGGTGATCAGATACAAAGCTCCGGACAAAGTGGAGTGGTTCCTCGTCGATGGGCGACAACGTATGCGCCACGAGGGGGCGAAGTGAGCGAGGGTCGAGCGTGGGTCTGCCAGCGCTGGCTCAGTTTGAACGAGGTTGTGATCGGCGTGACCTTGGACGTCGGTGGCCGGCGACGTGCGTGGCACAGTAGACTCACATGATGCTCGGTGGGGCTGGCCCGCCGTGTACAGTCCCGATCGGACTCTGGGGAGTGAGCCGAGAAATATCTGTTCTCCAATAGTTGTAGCCGGGGGCTGAGTGGGCGGGCTTTACTCGATCCGAGGTCTGCTGTTCGTCACCAGTTCCTATGTACTATTGCTTATGTATCGCTGTTTCCAGCGCCCGGCTCACGACTGAATCACTATAGGACAAGATAAAGAGTGTCTTACATCGGCGGTTTTCGGTGAATAATTCGACCGCAGTCTTGCGATTTGGATTTGTTTCAGTCGGGGGTGGTGATTCACTGCCAGTGATTCAAACCAGGAGAAAACCGCCGCCATCTTGCGATTTCAGCGATATAATAGTAGCAATAAAGGTAAATATTGAAATTTGATAGAACGGAGGATGTGCGTACTTGCAATCCACTCTTGCCAACGTAGTAGAAAGAATTACAGTCGCAGAACAGCACAAAAGTATTAGATACTCTATATACAGAAACGAGTTCACAACGGCGGATTACATGAACTCAGATACGTCGCGCTCCTCCTCTTTTGACTCAGTTTCGTCCCGCTCTTCAGTCTCGTTTGAGTCTCCCTCTGCATCTGATTCAGTGGGTGAGTCACCGCCTTCCTGCTCGGCAGATTCCGCCCCACCTAAGCTGGGATCTGGGTCCGGATCAGAGAAGAGTCCCCCGGTGTTGTCGTCGGACTGCTGGTCGTGATCGCCACCGTCGTACTCATTTTCTTCATCTGATAGGTCTGGGCGGTCTGTGTCCGGAGATGTGACGGCAGTGTTTGCTGTTGTCTGGTCGAGTGGGTCACTGGAATCGTCGTCGCCCAACCCGTCTGTCGCGTCGACGGTCGGCTCGACTTCAGGGTCACGATCCGGGCCACTATCTCTGGACTCATCGCCGTCGGTCTCACCAACTGACCCACGGAGTACATCGTCAAGTCGAGCCCGAGTAAACGAGAACCAACTGTCGTTCTCTATGTCGGTGTCATCTTCCGTTGGCTCTGGTTCCGAACTGCTCGGCGACTCCGCGCCCTGCGCCGGGAGGCTATCGCGAACGTCCGCCAGTTCGTAGGACTGCCCATGAACCCACGTCGTCCGAGAGACGGCAACGCACTCACCGGGCTGGAAGTCTCGGAGCAGGCCGGAGGTGATCGGCGTTTTGTCCTTCTCTTTGTACGTGTCCCGAGCCTGCGTTCGTGGGTTCTCGCCGCGCCCCTGATGACTCATCGACACCATCTCGGAGCGATCATACTGACGGCTTTCGCCGAGTTCGTCGAGGATGAAGTCCGTCGACTCGCTGTCACCCGGACCGAAGTAGACTCCTTGCGGGCAGTTGCCGACAATCCCAGAGATCGTGCTGTATGTGTCTTTGAGCTGGCCGATTGTCTGCACGCCGACCAGTGCCCGACCCTTGTGTTTCCGGCCTCGGGCCGTGAGGTTCGTTACCTGCGTGAGCGCCGGCAGCGCGTCAATCTCGTCGAGGATATGGACCGTCGGATTCGAGGCGTTCATCGCGTAGCGGATCGACCAGTCTACGAGCAGTTGGTACATTGGCCCGAGCGTTTCCAGTTCCGTTGGATTCGAGTCGATAATGAGGACTCGGCCTTCCGGGTTCTCGATGTACTCTTGCAGCGAGAACTCCCCGTAGTCTCCGAAGTCGCCGGTGAAGACGGGATCGACATTCTCCTTGATCGTCTGGTAAACGTTCTGTGCGCCTTTCCCTTTATCAGGGTCGATATGACCCGAATCCAGTCGGTCGAACTCGTCAAGAGCTTTCTTGAGGGCAATGTGGCCCTCGTTGAGTAGTGAGACGATATCGGCGTGACAGAGCGCATGGCGGCGATTGTTCTTTTTTGCGCTAAGATGCAGATACATCAGCATCTCCACGAAGGTCTGTTTGGCGGGCCGGTGGAATGGGTCGTGACCGTCGGCTTCGCCGAAGATCGCGCCGGCGACCTCACGGAAGTCTGACTCGTCGTAGGCGTCCTTGAACAAATTCCAGACCACGTCGCTATCCTCGTGGCGGATGCGCTGAACCTCAAAGCCCAAGTCCTCGTAGAATGCTTGGAAGTCCTCGCCGGTATCGTGAGCGACGACCGCCGTGTCACTGTAGTACGGGAACTGGTAAGCCAGCAGCTTCATCATCGACGTCTTCCCGCTTCCAGTCTCGCCCACGACAGCTGTTGAGACATCTTGATCGAGCGTGAACGGCATTTCAGCCTCGTTGTGTTCGTGAGAGACCTCTTCCAGCGGGACGACGGACTCCCCGTCGTCGTGGTCCCACTGGTTCATCGCGAGCATTTCCGGCGAGGTCCGGCGGAGCAGTTCCCCGGAGAACACGATACCGATTGAGATAGCATACAAGATCACCGTATTCGAGTACGAGACCATCGGCAACGACAGTCCGGGCACAGTGAAGTCAGCAAACAGTGTCCCGACCGAGATGGCAGCCAGAACGTGTGCGAACGGGAACAGCAGTGCGACGCTGGGCGTCTGGACAAGCATGTCGTAGAAGAACGCCGCGCTAATGAGTCCGAACCCGAGGTAGATGTAGCGCCATGCCCAGAACCGCTTCGGAAGTATCTTGTCGCTATCGACGATCATCGGCGGGAACAACAGCATAAATCCGGCCCAGACGAACCCAACGACGTTGTCGTACTTGAGGCTATTCGGGACTTCGCCGGAGCGTTGTCCTGGTGGTGCAGAGGAACTCGAACTCACTGCCACCACCCACGCTTACGTTCGGGTTCCTGCTCGCGTTCAAGATCAACTTCGGGTTCGCGTTCAGTTGCCGCCTGTTCTTCGGCCCTCTCCCCAGCACGTTCTGAGAGTGTCTCAGTTTGGCGCTCATCGGTCGCTTTCTCAGCCGTGGGCTGTCCGGCGTCTTTCTGCTGACTCTTCTCAGTCGCCCGTTTGAGCGCTTTTTCCGCTTCGGGGTTCAGCGCTAGTTCTGCCTCGTGGTACTGCTCCCGTGCTTCTTCATCCACGACCCGGCCAATGTCCTCGGGAGAATCACGGGCGGCAGCCGTTGGGTCGCGTGTTCGAGCGGGTTCTTCAAACGCAGTCGCTGCTTGTTCGCGCATCTGTCGGATATCTTCCCGACCCATTTCTAATTCCGCACGCTCGCCAGTCGCCGCGATATGTGCATGGGGAAACTCTGTGTCTCGGTGAACACCATACACGCAGTCGGTTGTCGGTTGTTGAGCCAGCCCGCTATTCACCAGTTCCCGAGTGTTATCACGGACTTCCTCTGGCGAATATTGTCCTGTGGGATCTGGCGAGACGATTACATGCCGCTGGAATCCGAACTCGCGGCTCTTGTCGACAAACCGATTCACCTCTGAGTCAGACAGTTCTCGCCCGGCTGGGTTTCGGAGGTCAACTGTCACGCCGGCGTCCTGTTCGCGATCACGCTGAATGTAATCGACGAGGTTCCCTGCACCACCCTCCTGATAATCTGTTTTCAGCATCATACACTCTCACCTGCCGGCTCGGCGGCAGTCGAGGCATCTGACTCAGGGTTGCCTTCCTCGTCTGGTGTTTGCGATTCTGTGTCTGGATCTCTCCCAACATGCTCGCCGGCAAATTTCAGCGCAAGCCGTCGCTGTTCAGCTGAGTAGTCATCTTGAATCAATTTCCAGATCGCGATAGTGTATGCTGTCCGGACTTTTTGGACGGTTTTTACCTCCTCCATTGTTCCAGACTCAAATTCTTCTAACAGCTCTGTCACCTCGCGCTTTGCCTCCTCCAGCAAGACTTCGATTTTTGTGTTAGTGCTGTACCGCTGATACTGACTTTCTCCAGTCTCCCACTCAATGTATTCCTCGATAACCTCGTGTCCGTATTCGGAGGTGGATGTCCCCGCGGCGTCAGCCAACTGGTCAAACAATTCTTTGTTCTCTTCACTCGTATAAATCTGGAGTAGAGTGTCTCTCTCAGTCATTCCTGACCCTCCTTGTTTCGGATGGTTTCAACCTCATCCTCTAGTTTATCTGTCGCTTCTTCCATCGCAGTAGCGCGCTTGTCTGCCGGGAACTCAGAGGAAATTAAATCCCACAGAGCGACCGAGTAGAACAATTCCTGATCCGTGTCAACGCTTGTTGCTTCGTCAACGTCTTCTACGACGGCATCAGCGATGTACTCCAGTTCCGATCCAAGGTTTAATTCCCCCGCACGCTGTTCCTGTAGTTCGCTCGAAATACGCCGTTCCGCAGCTTTCAGAATGTACTCTGAAACCCCTTCACCCGCTTTGTTAGCCTGCTTCACGATCTGTTTTCGCTGCTCTGCACTCATCCGAATTGTAACTTTTTCACTCATATGAATCACTCCGTAGTGCCGAACTCGAGATCAGTCCCTGCCTCGATACCACCATCAGCGACAACTGCATCCGGCTGTGTCTGGTCAAGTGCTACAGACACCACGTCCACCAACTCCTCTTCGCTGAGTCCGTTGAGGACGTGTTCAGCCTTCTCAGGCGATAATCCGTGATTCGTTAGCTCTTGCTCGACCGCTTTGGAATGGACGAACTCTTCGAAGTCAGCAGCGCGAGAGTCAACCTCGTGAGCAACAACGTCGAGCGCATCTTCCGCGTCAGCGTCGAGGTCAATAATCTGCTTCTCTTCCCACGAGGTCTTGATCGTCAGTGGGTAGTCACCATGTTCGTCGACGCGAACCAGCGCTTGTGAGTAGCCCTGACCGTCGCCTAGTGACTCTTTCCCGGCTTCCGCGTGCTGGATGTAGGACTGCTGTTCGCTCGTCAGTCCAGCGCTTTTCGCTGTCTCATCACCTAGCTCTGGCTCGCGGTGATGGACCTTGATCGGGCACATTCCCGCGATTTCCTCGGCTGCACCCTTGTCCTCAAACTCGGAGAGCGTCTGGGACAGCATCACCAGCCGCAGCCCGGCGTGGCGCTGGTGCCGAGCAATCTGGTTCAGCGACTCCAGATTCGCGTCGTCGTTGAACAGGTAATGGGCCTCATCGATGATGATCTCGACCTTCTGCTGCATATTTTTCGCCTGCTGGTACAGCGTCGACAGCAGCAACTGCATGATGAACGACTGTTTGCCGAGGCCACTGCCCGAGCCTTCGACTTGCTGGAGGTCCAGATAGACGGCCTTGCTGCTGTCGTCGATCAGCCGCAGGTCCGACTCTTTCGAGAGATTGCCGAACGTACTTCCCGGCCGGAACGGATGCAGCGCAATCGAGAGTTCGTTTGCGTACTGCTGGATTTTCTGCTGGGAGGACTCCGTCGTCGCTCCAGGGAACATTCCAGGCTCTTCCTGGAGGCGGTCAACGACTTCTAGGAAGTCACTCAGATCCGGCGAGTTCTCCGGCGTGTGCGTCGACGGGTCCGCTGGGTCGATATCGGACTCCGAGAATATCTTGTCGATCAGGAACGTGATCAGGCCGCTGTGCATCTCCAGATCGACATCCCGCGACTGCAGGAAGTTCTCGATAACCCCGTACACTTCGTCTTTCTTCGCTGAGACGGGCTGCATATCCGGGGACTGTTCAAGGACATGAGGCGGCGTCGGATGCATCTCGCACGGGTTCAGCGGCGTCTCGCCGCTGATCGTGATGGTCTTTGCGTCCAGCATCTTCGCGCTGCCGTGCATATCCCCGACCGGGTCGATGTAGATCTGCTTGACATCCGACCGCTTTTTCAGCATCCGCATCGCCCGAGCCTGCGTGCCGTGTGTCTTTCCGCCGCCGGGCATTCCAGTCACTAGCTCTGAGTGGCCGGTTTCCAGTTCCCACGGGTCGATCAACAACGAGGAGTCGTTGTGTCCGTGCAGCCCGTACTCGATGCCGTCCTCCATCCGCAGGTAGTTCGACGAGAACGGGAACAGCGCTCCAAGGGCTTCCCCAGTCATCGACGAGAGCCGGTTCCGCCCGAGTTCGTTGGCCCCGATCGGCGAGACTGTCACCAGTCCGGCTTCCTGCCGGCGGGTCGTTCGCTTAACCCCACAGTTCGACGGGGAGTCCCGCAGTAGCGTTTCGAGCCGGTTCGTTTGCTTTCGGAGTTCCTCTTCAGTCTTGGCAGTCAACCGGATGAACGCGCCGACACGGAACAGCGACGTGTGGTTCCGCCGGACCATCTGCCGGATGTACTTCGCCTGATTGACCTCCTGCTCGATGTCTTCCGCTTCCAGCTCCCCCTTGTCGTTTTGCAGCATCTTCAGCGAGGAGATCCACTCCTTCATCACCGACACTGCTGTATCAGCGTCGTATGGGTCGATATGGATTGAGACATCGACGGCAAGCTCCGTATCCAGCAGCAGTTGTTCCAGCATCCCACTCGTCGGATGCTCCGGATACGTCTCGATCCAGAAGCACCGTGTGTACGTCTCTTGGTCGATCAGAGCATGGTCGGCTTCCCACTCGATATCTGTTGGGGCGACCAGTGACCGGTGGTTCTCTCCCGGTCTATGCAACTGGGAGACGAAGTCAGTCTCGTCGACCTCGTAGTCGGTCCCACCGACGTCATCGGTCTCCATGCCCTCCGCGGCGTCGTGGGCTGCGGCACCCTCGCCGTGCTTGATGAGTTCCCGCGCGGAGTATGTCACCGGGGAGACGGAGGCCGCCTCTTCGTACTCGCGTTCCGACCGGGTTTCGCAGGCCCAGTAGTCCTCGGTCAAGTGGGCCAGTTCGTGGGGGCTGACCGACCGGCTGCGACACCGGAACATATTGTTGACTGCTCTGTCGACGGTTTCGAGCCGGTCGTGGAGTTTCTTGGCCTTGAACTCCTCTCGCTCGGCGTCAGTGAGCGTGTCACTGTCGAATCGAGTGAACAGCCGACCAATGACCGGTATCCCAGTCAAATAATCCGCGATGGAGTCGCTGTTCATCTGGAGGTCGTGGATATCATCGTCGGTCACCCAGACGATGATGTAGTACTTGCGCTGGAGTTCAGTCTCAGTCTCAACGTTGCCGCTGTCGTCGGTGTAGCGGTTGACGAACTCCATGAGGACTCCCCGGAAGATCGAATGGCTCTCCGCGTCGGGGTCGTCGAGTCGGTCGACGTGTGCCTGGATATGGGACTCGTTATCGACCTCGGCCGTCGTGACGTGGAGTTTCGCACGGCCAGTCAGCGATTCAGACAGGCGTGTGAGTGACTTGACGGCTTTCTCCCATTTCTCGTCGTCCTGCAACGACATATTGGCGGGCTCGACCTCAACCGCGCCGACGTACGCTCCGTCGACGCGCTCAATGCCGTGGGGCATGACCCGCTCTAGTCGCGTGACCTGCCGAGTGTCCTGATTCCCTTGGCCGTGAGTGTACTGTCGCTTTTTGACGAGCCAGAACAGTTTGACTCGCAGCCACTCTGTCAGGCGATAGTGGTCCGGGCGGACTT harbors:
- a CDS encoding relaxase; translated protein: MMLKTDYQEGGAGNLVDYIQRDREQDAGVTVDLRNPAGRELSDSEVNRFVDKSREFGFQRHVIVSPDPTGQYSPEEVRDNTRELVNSGLAQQPTTDCVYGVHRDTEFPHAHIAATGERAELEMGREDIRQMREQAATAFEEPARTRDPTAAARDSPEDIGRVVDEEAREQYHEAELALNPEAEKALKRATEKSQQKDAGQPTAEKATDERQTETLSERAGERAEEQAATEREPEVDLEREQEPERKRGWWQ
- a CDS encoding VirB4 family type IV secretion system protein; its protein translation is MADSQDEYNTNIIHESLGDSTNFWGDYTLGELILFLIPPFGFLVAMGMPFVPAALFFPTLALTAIVEVFLYILHKVRPDHYRLTEWLRVKLFWLVKKRQYTHGQGNQDTRQVTRLERVMPHGIERVDGAYVGAVEVEPANMSLQDDEKWEKAVKSLTRLSESLTGRAKLHVTTAEVDNESHIQAHVDRLDDPDAESHSIFRGVLMEFVNRYTDDSGNVETETELQRKYYIIVWVTDDDIHDLQMNSDSIADYLTGIPVIGRLFTRFDSDTLTDAEREEFKAKKLHDRLETVDRAVNNMFRCRSRSVSPHELAHLTEDYWACETRSEREYEEAASVSPVTYSARELIKHGEGAAAHDAAEGMETDDVGGTDYEVDETDFVSQLHRPGENHRSLVAPTDIEWEADHALIDQETYTRCFWIETYPEHPTSGMLEQLLLDTELAVDVSIHIDPYDADTAVSVMKEWISSLKMLQNDKGELEAEDIEQEVNQAKYIRQMVRRNHTSLFRVGAFIRLTAKTEEELRKQTNRLETLLRDSPSNCGVKRTTRRQEAGLVTVSPIGANELGRNRLSSMTGEALGALFPFSSNYLRMEDGIEYGLHGHNDSSLLIDPWELETGHSELVTGMPGGGKTHGTQARAMRMLKKRSDVKQIYIDPVGDMHGSAKMLDAKTITISGETPLNPCEMHPTPPHVLEQSPDMQPVSAKKDEVYGVIENFLQSRDVDLEMHSGLITFLIDKIFSESDIDPADPSTHTPENSPDLSDFLEVVDRLQEEPGMFPGATTESSQQKIQQYANELSIALHPFRPGSTFGNLSKESDLRLIDDSSKAVYLDLQQVEGSGSGLGKQSFIMQLLLSTLYQQAKNMQQKVEIIIDEAHYLFNDDANLESLNQIARHQRHAGLRLVMLSQTLSEFEDKGAAEEIAGMCPIKVHHREPELGDETAKSAGLTSEQQSYIQHAEAGKESLGDGQGYSQALVRVDEHGDYPLTIKTSWEEKQIIDLDADAEDALDVVAHEVDSRAADFEEFVHSKAVEQELTNHGLSPEKAEHVLNGLSEEELVDVVSVALDQTQPDAVVADGGIEAGTDLEFGTTE
- a CDS encoding type IV secretory system conjugative DNA transfer family protein — its product is MSSSSSAPPGQRSGEVPNSLKYDNVVGFVWAGFMLLFPPMIVDSDKILPKRFWAWRYIYLGFGLISAAFFYDMLVQTPSVALLFPFAHVLAAISVGTLFADFTVPGLSLPMVSYSNTVILYAISIGIVFSGELLRRTSPEMLAMNQWDHDDGESVVPLEEVSHEHNEAEMPFTLDQDVSTAVVGETGSGKTSMMKLLAYQFPYYSDTAVVAHDTGEDFQAFYEDLGFEVQRIRHEDSDVVWNLFKDAYDESDFREVAGAIFGEADGHDPFHRPAKQTFVEMLMYLHLSAKKNNRRHALCHADIVSLLNEGHIALKKALDEFDRLDSGHIDPDKGKGAQNVYQTIKENVDPVFTGDFGDYGEFSLQEYIENPEGRVLIIDSNPTELETLGPMYQLLVDWSIRYAMNASNPTVHILDEIDALPALTQVTNLTARGRKHKGRALVGVQTIGQLKDTYSTISGIVGNCPQGVYFGPGDSESTDFILDELGESRQYDRSEMVSMSHQGRGENPRTQARDTYKEKDKTPITSGLLRDFQPGECVAVSRTTWVHGQSYELADVRDSLPAQGAESPSSSEPEPTEDDTDIENDSWFSFTRARLDDVLRGSVGETDGDESRDSGPDRDPEVEPTVDATDGLGDDDSSDPLDQTTANTAVTSPDTDRPDLSDEENEYDGGDHDQQSDDNTGGLFSDPDPDPSLGGAESAEQEGGDSPTESDAEGDSNETEERDETESKEEERDVSEFM